TGGCATTGGAGCCACCCTGCCAATTGATCAATCAATTACATTAGGGCTGTTTTAGAAAATCTATCTATCGCACGGCGAAATTCAGAGGCATCGTTGCATAGGCTGGCATATTTACAACAACGTGCCAGCCGAGCTATTTGCACTATGACCTCTAACAAACCGCTACCACGGGCGATCATCTGTGATTTAGATGGCACGCTTTGCAATATCTATCACCGACAACACTACATGCGCTCCAGACCCAAAAACTGGAAAGCCTTTTATCAAGCTTTAGGGAAAGATGTGGCTCATGAGTTCTGTCGAGACATCATTCAGATGTATAAAGAAAGAGGATTTGCCATTCTGTTGATTTCTGGTCGGCCTGCTGAATACAAACCAGAAACTAAGGCGTGGCTAGCGGATCATGAAGTGCAATATGATGCGCTCTGGATGCGAAAAACCGGAGATTCTAGACCAGACTTTATCGTTAAAAAAGAGATCTACGACAAATTCATTCAAGGTCAGTACAACGTCTTCTTTGTGCTCGACGATCGCGATCAGGTAGTGAAAATGTGGAGAAGCCAAGGGCTAACTTGTCTGCAAGTTGCAGAAGGGAACTTTTAATCAATTCCAAAATGCCTCTCAACTTACAAATCCACCCACCACAGCTCATGATCACTGTCAGAGGATAGAGGCTGTGGAGCTGTGGCGATCGCTACTGTAGATCTTAGTGATCAATAGCACAGCAAAGTTCCCGGTACCTATGGCAGTAGCAGATAAAGAGCGTTCCACGCAGACTAACACTCAGACAAACTCTAGCTCTGAACCCCCTAACTCTGAACCAATGTGGGAGGCGATCGCCGCAGCAACTCGCATGGCTCAAATGGCTACGGAAGCTTTACAAGCAACTGCGGGAAATATGACTCAGACTACAACTGCAATTGGTGAGGCTGTGGGTCCGGCGGTGCAGCGATCGCTGGAGCAAGGCACAGAAACTGTGGGCAAAATCGTTGCTCCCATTGCTGAAAACCCACTCGTGAAGTTTGCAGTCAAGGTGCCTGGTATCAATGTGCTGATGGCAGCCCTTGGTCAAGTGGATGCCCAAAAAGCGCAGCAGGAAGTAGAGCAACTGCGACAAAACTTTCCTTTAGAAACACCAGAGCAGTTGGCTCAGCGGATCATTGCAGATACTTCTCTGAAGGCGGGTGGTATTGGCTTATTAACCAATTTTGTGCCTCCCCTAGCGCTAGCTCTGTTCGCTGTGGATATAGCAGCCGTGACCGCACTCCAAGCAGAAATGATTTATCGGATTGCAGCGGTTTATGGCTTCCCTCTCACAGATCCGACTCGACGCGGTGAAGTGTTAGTCATTTTTGGTTTATCTATGGGAGGTTCCGGCGTACTCAAGCTGGGTCTGGGCTTAGTGGAAATTTTGCCTGTGATTGGGGCTGTGGTGGGGGCATCGAGTGATGCTGCTTTGCTCTATACCTTAGGGCAGTTGGCTTGTCGTTTCTACGAAGTCAAGCGTCAATCTGCAACTCAGCCAGAGACGAGTGTTGCCAATAGTTAGCGCGATCGCTAAAGTCAAAGGATTGTTCTACTGACCTCCAGAAATTCTATGCCTATCTCCAAGCCAGAAGCCAAGCAACTTCTAGAACAGATCATCTTTGAGGAGACCTTGCCTCAAGATTGGGTGCAGGATGTTTGGGGGTTAAGTCCGATTCTGGGCGATAGTGCTGCTAAGTTGCTGGAAGCCTTTGAAGCGCTGATCGAGCAATGTCCAGAAGAAAAGTTAGCTCATCTATTACAAACCTTGGCTCAAGATGCTCTAGGGCAATAGCAAAGGAAGCCACAATTGACCTCTCCCCAAACCCCTCTCCGAAGCGCAGAAGAGACCTTGATTGGACTCTCCTTTCCTGGCAGAAAAGGGGCTGGAGATTAGGTCTAAATGCGATCGCTCACCTACATCTAGACTAAGCCTTAAACTTCTCAGTGATGCGCTTCATCGCTTCTTCTACGTTGTCACGGCTGTTGAAGGCAGAAATGCGGAAGTAGCCTTCACCCGCTGCACCAAATCCAGAACCAGGGGTGCCGACGACATTGCAAGTTTGCAGCAACTTATCAAAGAAGTCCCAGCTAGAGAGATTGTTCGGTGTTTGTACCCAAACATAAGGCGCATTCACCCCACCGTAGACAGCTAATCCTGCAGCGGTAAGTTGCTCTCGGATAATTTTGGCGTTCTCTAGATAAAAGCTAACCAGCGCTTTGGTTTGGGCTTGGCCTGTCTCGGAGTA
This region of Trichocoleus desertorum NBK24 genomic DNA includes:
- a CDS encoding EcsC family protein, whose product is MAVADKERSTQTNTQTNSSSEPPNSEPMWEAIAAATRMAQMATEALQATAGNMTQTTTAIGEAVGPAVQRSLEQGTETVGKIVAPIAENPLVKFAVKVPGINVLMAALGQVDAQKAQQEVEQLRQNFPLETPEQLAQRIIADTSLKAGGIGLLTNFVPPLALALFAVDIAAVTALQAEMIYRIAAVYGFPLTDPTRRGEVLVIFGLSMGGSGVLKLGLGLVEILPVIGAVVGASSDAALLYTLGQLACRFYEVKRQSATQPETSVANS
- a CDS encoding HAD family acid phosphatase, whose translation is MTSNKPLPRAIICDLDGTLCNIYHRQHYMRSRPKNWKAFYQALGKDVAHEFCRDIIQMYKERGFAILLISGRPAEYKPETKAWLADHEVQYDALWMRKTGDSRPDFIVKKEIYDKFIQGQYNVFFVLDDRDQVVKMWRSQGLTCLQVAEGNF